Proteins found in one Haloferax litoreum genomic segment:
- a CDS encoding uracil-DNA glycosylase has protein sequence MDAHQRQFRNPFSMDTDCTNCEALCAAREQVVHGYGDVGAEFLFVGEAPSADAERTGVPFTGDEAGERVQRILGELGFSRSDPDAEEPDVQNVFLTYLTRCRHPERGPTEHEISTCEPFLNAEIRMINPHIIVPVGQAALEALAFDYTTRSVDSFDIEAEHATTIRGRGFELVPMMDPAEQADADTEAFVEHVRESVFERDYRQTKGRRSR, from the coding sequence GTGGACGCACACCAACGCCAGTTCCGGAACCCCTTCTCGATGGACACCGACTGCACCAACTGCGAGGCCCTCTGTGCGGCCCGCGAGCAGGTCGTCCACGGGTACGGCGACGTGGGCGCGGAGTTCCTCTTCGTCGGCGAGGCACCGAGTGCCGACGCAGAGCGGACTGGTGTCCCCTTCACCGGCGACGAGGCGGGCGAACGAGTCCAGCGAATTCTCGGTGAACTCGGCTTCTCGCGGTCCGACCCCGACGCCGAAGAACCCGACGTGCAGAACGTGTTTCTCACGTACCTGACTCGCTGTCGTCACCCCGAGCGCGGGCCGACAGAACACGAGATTTCGACGTGTGAGCCGTTCTTGAATGCCGAGATACGGATGATAAATCCGCACATCATCGTCCCCGTGGGACAGGCCGCGCTGGAAGCACTCGCGTTCGATTACACGACGCGCTCTGTGGACAGTTTCGATATCGAGGCTGAGCACGCGACGACCATCCGCGGGCGCGGGTTCGAACTCGTGCCGATGATGGACCCGGCCGAGCAGGCTGACGCGGACACCGAGGCGTTCGTCGAGCACGTCCGCGAGTCGGTCTTCGAGCGGGATTACCGCCAGACGAAGGGCCGCCGAAGTCGCTGA
- a CDS encoding TIGR04282 family arsenosugar biosynthesis glycosyltransferase produces the protein MTVIAVLAEPPRPGLVLPDLAATSPLTEDDAADLYAAMLKDICIAVQRSGGDLLVNYRTDNDIPDEFVGEHSSEAEIRSVVADALGGTDDVRFEPQVGSSFSARAGNTVTHLLEEEDVHSVAVVRPTVPQLGRTHIDSAAMKLRSTPVVLGPSTEGRVYFAGFREPLDFTDVYEAPAVETLAERADDEELGLDYIPMLSVVETGADLATLVPILRSRVESERVVPEHTTTFVFEEGLRVESTDGVLELARD, from the coding sequence ATGACCGTCATCGCCGTCCTCGCCGAACCACCACGGCCCGGATTGGTTCTTCCAGACCTCGCAGCGACGAGTCCACTCACGGAAGACGACGCCGCAGACCTCTACGCCGCGATGCTGAAAGACATCTGCATCGCCGTCCAGCGCTCGGGCGGCGACCTACTCGTCAACTACCGGACTGACAACGACATCCCCGACGAATTCGTCGGTGAGCACTCGTCCGAAGCCGAGATTCGCAGCGTCGTCGCAGACGCACTCGGCGGAACCGACGACGTCAGATTCGAACCGCAGGTCGGGTCGTCGTTCTCTGCCCGCGCCGGAAACACCGTCACGCACCTCCTCGAAGAGGAAGACGTTCATTCGGTGGCAGTCGTCCGTCCAACCGTGCCACAACTCGGTCGGACACACATCGACAGCGCGGCGATGAAACTCCGCAGTACGCCCGTGGTGCTCGGTCCGTCGACCGAAGGACGGGTCTACTTCGCTGGCTTCCGCGAACCGCTCGACTTCACCGACGTGTACGAGGCCCCTGCAGTCGAGACGCTGGCAGAACGCGCCGACGACGAGGAGTTGGGGCTGGACTACATCCCGATGCTTTCGGTGGTCGAGACGGGTGCTGACCTCGCCACACTCGTCCCGATTCTCCGCTCGCGGGTCGAATCGGAGCGCGTCGTCCCCGAGCACACGACGACGTTCGTCTTCGAGGAGGGCCTTCGCGTCGAATCGACCGACGGGGTCCTCGAACTCGCCCGCGACTAA